The genomic region GCGCTCTACCGCTTCCTGGAGGCGGGCATCCGCGCCCGCATGGTGCCCGACGCCATCAGCGTAACCACGGCGGATGGAGAGGTCTCTGTCCCGCGCGGTTCGGTCGTCATTCAGGTGCGCCAGCAGGACGTGGACCCTGAAACTGTCCACGCCCTTGTCCAGAGGACAGCCGGAGACGGCGTGCGCGTGATCGCGGCCACCAGCGGGGCGACGCGTCAGGGCTCTGATCTGGGCGGCTTCGCGCTTAGCAATGTGCGCCGCCCGGAGATATTGCTGCTCACCGGACGCGGCCAGGATGTGGGCGCGGCCGGCGAGATCTGGCACCTGTTCGACCATGAGCTGAACATGCCGGTTTCCATGATTGATATCAGCGAGTTCGCCCGCGCTGATCTCAGCCGCTACACCCATATCATCCTGCCCAATGGCGGCTATGGCGGGCTGGGCGAGGCCGACGCCGAACGGCTGGGGCAATGGACGCGCGCAGGCGGCGTGCTGATCGGCATTCAGGGCGGGGCCGATTTTGCCATCCGCAACAGCCTCACGGCTGCCAGCTGGGCGGAGAGAAGCGGGGATAATGGGGGCAATAATGCCCTCGCCTATGACACCCTGTCCCAGTGGGATACCGAGGCGCGTATCTCCGGCGCTATCTTCGGCACAGATGTGGATCTCTCCCATCCGCTGCTCTACGGGCTCACCTCAAGCCGCCTGCCAGTGCAGCGCGAAAGCACGCGCGGCTTTGCGATGGGAGACAATCCCTTTGCGATTCCAGTGCGTTACAGCCGCAACGGGCTGCTGTCGGGCTATGCGTCAGAGGCAAACATCCAAGCCTTACAAGGGCTTGGCGCGGTGCATGCCGAGCGTAGCGGGCGCGGCGCGGTGATCCTGTTTGCAGACAATCCCTATTTCCGCGCCTATTTCCGCGGCTCCGCGCGCGTACTGACAAATGCCGTCTTCTTCGGGGACACATTCCGCAATCCGGGCCGGCGCAGGCCAACCGCTGAATAGACAAGCGTAAGCGCCATCACGTCTTTTCGTGGCGGCGCTTCAATTCCTCCGCGACATCACTGAGGGATAGTCCGCGCGCTTTTAAAAGGACAATGAGGTGGAAAATCAGGTCCGCCGCCTCGCCCGTCAGGGCGGAGTTATCCTCGCAAACGCCGGCGAGCGCCGTTTCGACGCCCTCCTCCCCCACTTTTTGCGCTACCTTGTTGATTCCCTTGGCCAATAGCCGGGCGGTATAGCTTTCCTCCGGCGAACTATCCGCCCTTCTATCCACGATCGCGGATAATTCGCCGATGAAAGCCAGCGCCGGGCCGGGATAATCACCAAAGCAGGAGCGCGTGCCGAGGTGACAGGTCGGGCCTTCGGGCAGAGCCTGCACCAGCAGCGCGTCACGGTCGCAATCAGCGGCGAGGCCAGCCAGGCGCAACACATCGCCGGACGTCTCGCCCTTGGTCCAGAGCCGGTTTTTCGAGCGCGACCAGAAGGTTACAAGGCCCTTCTCCTGCGTTGCGGCAAGCGCCTGCGCATTCATATAGCCCAGCATCAGCACCTCGCCGGTAGCGGCATGCTGGACGATGGCAGGCACCAGCCCGCCGCCCTTTTCAAAGTCGATTTGCTCCGCAGAAAGCGGGGAGAGTTCATCGCTCATGGGCGCACCTCGATGCCGGATTGTGCGAGATAGATTTTCAGATCGGGGATGGAAATGACACTCCTGTGGAAGACGCTGGCCGCTAACGCCCCGTCAACATTGGCCTTTTTGAACACGGCCTCGAAATGGTCCATCGCGCCCGCCCCGCCAGAGGCGATCAGCGGCACCGAACACACCTCACGGGCGGCAATTAGCTGTTCAATATCATAGCCTTGGCGCACGCCGTCCTGGTCCATGCAGTTCAGCACGATCTCGCCCGCCCCGCGCTCTATCACCTCTTTTATCCATGACAGCGTATCGCGTTCGCTGGTCAGGGTCCGGTCCGGGTCGCCAGTATATTGGTGGAGGCGATATATCCCCCCAATTTTGCGGCTATCCATGCCGACAACCACACACTGGCTGCCAAATTCTTCTGCCAGCGCGTTGATCAGATTGGGGTTTTCCAGCGCGGGCGTGTTGATGGATATCTTGTCTGCCCCCGCATGCAGGCGCGCACGGGCCGCCGCTACTGACCGGATGCCACCGGCCACGCAAAACGGTATGTCGATCACCTGCGCCACGCGGCCCACCCAGAGGGGCTCCACCTCGCGTCCTTCTGGGCTGGCGGAGATGTCATAGAAGACCAGCTCGTCGGCCCCCTGCTCTGCGTAAAGCCTTGCCAGTTCTACGATATCGCCGACGATCTCGTGGTCTTTAAAGCGCACGCCCTTGACCACCTTGCCGTCGCGCACATCGAGGCAGGGAATGATGCGCCGGGCTAGCATGCCAGCGCCTCTTCCAGCGTGAAACGGCCCTCAAAGAGCGCGCGGCCAATGATAATTCCGCCCATTTTCATGGCCTTGGCCTGCCGGATATCCTCCAGCGTGGCGACGCCGCCTGAAGCCTGCCAGGCGATCTCCGGCCGGGAGGCCACAAGGCTCTGATAAAGCGCGGTATTTATACCCTCCAGCATGCCGTCCCGCCCGGTATCTGTCGCCAGCGCGTGGCGCAGCCCGTGGCGTTGATAGGCTTGCAAGAGCTCCCCCAGCGTTATCCCCGCTTCCTCGGTCCAGCCCTTGACCACCGGGACGGGCCTATCCCCCTTCATGCGCACATCGAAGGCGGCGGCAATGGCCTGCGCCCCATAGCGGACAAGCCAGCCCGAAACTTTTCCCGGATCAGTGACCGCGAGCGAGCCGATCACCACCCGTGATGCGCCGGAATCCAGCAATGATTCAATATCTTCGCCGGTGCGCACCCCGCCGCCCGTCTGCACCTTGATGCCGGTCGCGGCGACGCTCTCGACGAGGGATAATTGCCGCCTCTTGCCGTCGCGCGCGCCGGAAAGATCGACCAGGTGCAGCCATTCTGCCCCCGCTTCGAGATAGCCGCGGGCCACGGCGGCGGGGTCATCCCCATAGTCGGTGACGGCGGCGAAATCCCCCTTTGCCAGGCGCACTACCCGCCCCTCGAGGACATCTATGGCTGGATAGATTTTCACGCCTTAACCCTTGATAAAATTGGACAATATACGCGCCCCGACAGCGCCGGAGCGTTCGGGGTGGAACTGGCAGCCGGCAATGTGTCCATGGCGGACCATCGCACTTATCCGCGTTCCGTAAGTGGTGGTGGCGAGAGTTGATGCGCCTTCGGGCACGTAGAAGCCGTGGACAAAATAGACATGGGCGCCCTCCTCTATCCCGGTGAGAAGCGGGTCTGAACCGGGCTGAAAGCTGAGGGTATTCCAGCCCATGTGCGGCCACGGACCCGCATCAGACGGAGCCAGACGCTCCACCCGGCCGGGGATAAGCCCCAGCAGCGAAACGGGAACACCTGCCCCGCTATCCTCGTCACTTTCCCCGAATAAAAGCTGCATACCCAGGCACACACCCAGCAGCGGACGGGTATCGGATCGCAGCGCGTCCGCCCAGCCGGAGCGTTCCAGCGCCCGCATTGCGGGGCCAGCCGCGCCCACACCCGGCAGGATAAGTTTCGTCGCGCTGGCCGCCTCTCCCGGTGTCGCCGCAAGGACAGGTTCGACGCCCAGCCGGTTCAAGGCGTAGCGCACGCTAGCGATATTGGCGGTCGAGGTATCGATGAGCGCGAGGGTCATTCCATCACCTCTGTCATCCTCCGGCCGCATAGCGGTCCGGGGGAGCCATGCCTACCAAGTGCATGTAATCCAGAGCTTTCAGGCATGGGTGGCCCGGACAAGCCGGGCCATGACAACGGTATATTGCCGTTCAAACTCCCTTGCGTTTTCCCGGCGAAAGCCGGGATCCAGCTTTTAGCTCCGCAACGCATCCGGGTTGCGATGTTCCGCGAAAAGTCGCGGGCGCGCGTTCGCGCTCTTCGGACGGCGTAACGCCGTCCGCAAGGCCGACCGGCCGCCGGGCACTTTTGCCCGAAGCGACGCACGGATGTGCGGAGCATCAGCAAACGAAACTGGGCACCGGCTTTCGCCGGTGAAACGCGCGGTGAAAGCATGGACAAACCAGCCCCGCGCCCCATCACAACACCCCCTTTGTGGAGGGGATAGAGGCGCCCTCAATCCGGATGGCCTGGCGCAGCGCGCGGCCAAACGCCTTGAAGCACGCCTCGATCATGTGGTGGGGGTTATCCCCGCTCACCTCGACATGGATGGCGGCTTTGAGCGTCTCGGAGATGGAGCGGAAAGCGTGCACGCACATATCCACCGGGTAATCCCCCACCCGCTCGCCGGGAATCTCGCCGTCGAAACGCAGGTAAGGACGCCCCGACAGATCGATCCAGACGCCCGCGCGCGTCTCGTCCATGGGCAGGGCAAAGCCGAAACGGGCAATGCCGGCCTTGTCGCCGAGCGCGACACCGATCGCCTCGCCCAGCGCCAGGCACACATCCTCGATCGTGTGGTGGGTATCGACTTCGATATCGCCCTCGCACACCACATCGAGGCGGAAGCCGCCATGGCGCGAGACCTGCTCCAGCATGTGATCGAAGAAGTGGACGCCGGTTTCAAACCGCCCGCCCTCACCGTCGAGATCGATGAAAAGCGCGATGTCGGTTTCCTTCGTGGTGCGGCGGATGGAGGCCGTGCGCGGGGCTTTGAGACCACCCAGATAGGCGGCCAATGCCTTCGCTT from Glycocaulis abyssi harbors:
- the hisH gene encoding imidazole glycerol phosphate synthase subunit HisH, with translation MTLALIDTSTANIASVRYALNRLGVEPVLAATPGEAASATKLILPGVGAAGPAMRALERSGWADALRSDTRPLLGVCLGMQLLFGESDEDSGAGVPVSLLGLIPGRVERLAPSDAGPWPHMGWNTLSFQPGSDPLLTGIEEGAHVYFVHGFYVPEGASTLATTTYGTRISAMVRHGHIAGCQFHPERSGAVGARILSNFIKG
- the hisA gene encoding 1-(5-phosphoribosyl)-5-[(5-phosphoribosylamino)methylideneamino]imidazole-4-carboxamide isomerase, which codes for MKIYPAIDVLEGRVVRLAKGDFAAVTDYGDDPAAVARGYLEAGAEWLHLVDLSGARDGKRRQLSLVESVAATGIKVQTGGGVRTGEDIESLLDSGASRVVIGSLAVTDPGKVSGWLVRYGAQAIAAAFDVRMKGDRPVPVVKGWTEEAGITLGELLQAYQRHGLRHALATDTGRDGMLEGINTALYQSLVASRPEIAWQASGGVATLEDIRQAKAMKMGGIIIGRALFEGRFTLEEALAC
- the hisF gene encoding imidazole glycerol phosphate synthase subunit HisF; its protein translation is MLARRIIPCLDVRDGKVVKGVRFKDHEIVGDIVELARLYAEQGADELVFYDISASPEGREVEPLWVGRVAQVIDIPFCVAGGIRSVAAARARLHAGADKISINTPALENPNLINALAEEFGSQCVVVGMDSRKIGGIYRLHQYTGDPDRTLTSERDTLSWIKEVIERGAGEIVLNCMDQDGVRQGYDIEQLIAAREVCSVPLIASGGAGAMDHFEAVFKKANVDGALAASVFHRSVISIPDLKIYLAQSGIEVRP
- the hisIE gene encoding bifunctional phosphoribosyl-AMP cyclohydrolase/phosphoribosyl-ATP diphosphatase HisIE codes for the protein MSDELSPLSAEQIDFEKGGGLVPAIVQHAATGEVLMLGYMNAQALAATQEKGLVTFWSRSKNRLWTKGETSGDVLRLAGLAADCDRDALLVQALPEGPTCHLGTRSCFGDYPGPALAFIGELSAIVDRRADSSPEESYTARLLAKGINKVAQKVGEEGVETALAGVCEDNSALTGEAADLIFHLIVLLKARGLSLSDVAEELKRRHEKT
- the hisB gene encoding imidazoleglycerol-phosphate dehydratase HisB yields the protein MSAIIDLSRTAGIRAELSRTALLARLSDILGCDPEALVLAPNAAAAQQALTAMDTPFDASRLPEGLAALESPSKEGVTLYRLGREISDNVVIDTRNPALAAKLTPESGLPYPIFGPEIPSRLSPAGIASAKAQWDQYVSLMCVSAARMGELTGAQVDREGDKLTLSGTDKAALAQRLAALGLKLEETPEGFTAWVLSLAEAKALAAYLGGLKAPRTASIRRTTKETDIALFIDLDGEGGRFETGVHFFDHMLEQVSRHGGFRLDVVCEGDIEVDTHHTIEDVCLALGEAIGVALGDKAGIARFGFALPMDETRAGVWIDLSGRPYLRFDGEIPGERVGDYPVDMCVHAFRSISETLKAAIHVEVSGDNPHHMIEACFKAFGRALRQAIRIEGASIPSTKGVL